GCTGTATGAGGTGTGAAAAGCAGGCCTGAGTTGGATATTAAACAAAAGCCTTTAGTGTAACGACCCACATTGACCAGAGCTAATGAACCAGGGCCCGAATACAGTACAGAAAATGCAATGGTTTTTCTATATTTAGAGTTCTGTGGCACAAAGACCATTAGTCGAAGCCTGAGAGGCCCTTCATTTCCATATTTTTGAATATTCTACTTAATTATGCAAAGAGAACGGTGAGGTAGACGAGAAGTTTTAAGAAAGCCTCATAAAGTCCTTATTAAGAGCAGAGGGGATTAATGACAGTTAATATGAGGGCAATCAAACATTTAATGCAAAGGCCCTCCTGCAGGCAAACAGTATTTAAATGAGTCAATTAGACATTCATTATCTACAGGCCTATAAGTGGAGTCAAATCTGCATAAACGTTGGTGCAGAGCATCACTCCCCACTAAAAAGGAactaatgaaatattaaaaaaagttaacaaGTTGGACATGGAAAATGCACAAATATTGATTGCTAGAGGGCTGGTTTTGTGTTGTCGTGGAATCAAGGGAGAGTGTGCGATATATCAACTGGAGATTGTCTCATAAATCATAATTATCGAGTTAGCATGATCTCTCCTCCCAATTAGCTGTGTAGCATTGTTGAAGTCGAATGAGAGAAGGGAAAAGAGGAAGCCCTCCAATTGTCAATATTAAATTCACATCAGATCCTGAATATTTCAAGTTCCTCTTAAAAGATGTGCATGCTCACAAACAGCCTTAAAATAAGCatatatacaaaataaacatgcataTTCTGCAGTGGATGACAGAAATAATGTACCAAACTATGCAGATATATCATtgtcagctcctcctcctcctccctcctcctcttcctatccttctttctttctctccctccgtGTCTGAGCCTCTACTCTTGTCAGTTGCCCCAGCACACAATTACTGTGTGTGATTGCTATCAGGCGGGACGGTCGGGGAGGCTCCCAAATTAGGGCCTAAATAGGATTTCCTACATGGCGAAGGGCACAGGCCTGGACATGGTAATGAAAGCCTATACATCACAATCAGGCCGACAATCCTATTCATACTGCAACACATTACTCTCACTCCTCATAATTATAGAGGGGTGACAGACGGGCCTGTGAGGCATGGTGGAGGAGGCGCGAGAGTGAGGagaaaggatgaggaggaggggtgtTATTGGGGGAGTAGCTGAGCGGTGTCACAGTTAGCTGCGAGTggcttcctcttctcctcctccacttctGTGATCTCTTGATACCCAGAGTGACCGGATTAGGTGAGAGTCCGCTGGGTCTAACGCCACAGAGTTTCAGCGAACACTCCAACCACCTATAGATGAGTGTAATTACAAAATAAGAGTTCTAATTTGGGCGTTTTCTCCCAACGGGAAGATTCTTCCAATGGGACACTGACCACATCTTCCATCAGACTGACTGAcataggcacacacacacacacacacacacacacacacacacacacaatgtgatgAGACGGAAGAGGGACAGCTTTGCGATCAATACCATGAGCAGGAATCAGCGATGGGGAGAATAAGACAATGGCCTATCAGATTGAGGTTGACTTCTCCTTGTATGTGTGGCAGGCCTGTGACAATAGATTGGCCCAGAAATCCGATGGCACTCGCCGACAGGGAGGGAAAAAGGAGGAGACAGATGAAAAGAAAGATTGCTAATGCTCTCCAAGCAGGCATTTTAATCTGTGACAGAGGAGGGATTTGGTGAAAGCCATTATCACACAGCTAGCACCCCTTTTCACCCTCCCCTCTTTTCTGATAAGACAACCTTATCAGACTGCTGGGGGGAGactgtgcatgtatgtgtacgCATCTGCAcctttgcatgtgtttgtgttgcaaaaTGGGATATTCAAAATGTGATTCATTGGACCCAAGAAAGCCCAACTATCGATGTAAATCACCTTAAGAACTCAGTCAAACAGTGAGCATTGCAAAGTGGATTCAGATCACAATAACCCACCTCACTGGGCAAAGGCAGCATGGGGTGCGTTGTTACATCTGTTCTCTGTTGAGGCCTGAGGGAAGGAGCCACCTTGGTTTAAATGTGTGTATGggatcatgtgtgtgtgctttctggCCTGCAGGTGTAGAGATTCCTctcatcacatcatcatcacAAGCTTTGAGAGAGATGAGATGATGGCTGTAGGGTCTCTATACTCAGGTCATGTTTTTACCTCCAAAAAACAGTCAGCTGgaccacgtgtgtgtgtgtttgtgtgtgtttgtgtgtgtttgtgtgtgtgtgtgtgtgtgtctgtgtgtgtcttagtgtgtgtctgtgtcttagTGCGTATCTGTGTATACCTGTGAGGACCAACTCTTAATGGACAATCTTTCTTTATAAGACTTTTTTACTTCTGTGGACCTCACAAATGAAATGCTTTAATGAGCTCCTTGGACCCTGATAAATTATCTGTATATTGTAGTGACATTTTAACTCTCTTGATGGTAGGTTCATGTTTTGCATCACTGCAGCAACACCAttgactgttaaaaaaatggaaaatgtgCCTTCATTTCTGCCCATTGTGAGATATGAAGCCAAGAGACCTCTTTGAATGGCGCTGACATATTGGGCTGGTGGAGCAAAGACATTCGCAGGAGCAACCTGGCTAGTACAGCTGCATGTCTGAGGTCACACCCTTTCTGCAAACCAAATAACAGGCAATCCTACTTACCGATAAAACATCAAACGTCTCTCAGGTATGTACAATCCACAGGAGAACAGATAATTGTGTTCGGTTGAAGCACACACTTATTGCtgtggaaagttcaatgactcttttgtattaatgtttgttattctttctctcactgttcctcttcTACTTTGCTTATCCGTTACAGAACGCTGCAGGAAGTCACAGttttcaacagagctgtcaattaaTCATcttattaaaatcaaataactagTTATAGCCAGTAGTGGGCAGTGACAAAGTAAATtgacttgagtacagtacttaagtacattttttgagtatctttactttacttgagtataattttttggggaaacgtattacttttactccactacatttagatgACAATTagtgtactttttactccactacatttctatcagtgctctagttactcactacttttactttgaagtcagcttatgagtttccttctcttttcggAAATCTGacccctaagacagtaaaatttGTTTGTGtacttctgtttgtctcagtggtttagtcgtacctgtatatcgtgcgtctccatggttgaacttggagcaaacacagagcaaatttcactcagatcaggcagttcatttagaggtggcaATGATGGTTATAATTATCTGTGTACTCTGTCCACCTCTAGTTATAGCTGAACTTATCAGAAAAAAGGACACTTCAAAATGAATcagcatgataaaaaaaacaactataatgagagaaaatatgtttgagaatagttttttttatctgtattcTAATTTTGgtttgttccatctgttaacttGAAGGTCAAAAATAAAAGGCATTTGATTGATTAAAATTGATCCTGTTGAAGGACAGTAGATGGTAGATGGTAAACACATGTTTCACACCATGTAAgttctgttttaattaaatatttaacacaggGATCAATAGTCCCAGCAATgcaacacaataaaacattcaaGAGTAATATAATGCTACTGggtacttaataataataataaaaagcatCCACAAATACTACTGCTGCTTAAACTTTCCTTATTGGTCTTTGACTGAGGGGGGGAACTGGAGAACCTGGAGTAAACCCACACatgtacaaatgcacacacagttTTAGTGATATGAAATTGGGGGTCAAGAGGGTGAGGGCCTTGATTATTGTTGCAGCCATGGATGTAGAAGAAGCTGCTCCAGAGAGGGGCGCTGTTGAGggttttcatttaaataaagattcagAATGTCCTTGCAACCTTTGGACAACTTCTTGATTTTCATTAGGTTGTTGATGAAGTAGAGTGTTTCAAATGTGCCCCCATGCAGCATCTCAAAAAGGGCCACGCCCAGCTGCCACACTGTGGTAGACCCAGCTCTGTATATGCAGGTGTGGTACCATTCAGGTGGGATGTGATGTGGGGTTCcataaaacatttcataatGTGACTGACACCAAAGTCAATCACCCTTACTCGGGggacttcagttcctgtttccaAGAGAATATTTTCCAGCTTGATGTCCCGATGGAAGATTTTCATCCGAAGAAGCTCTTGGGCTGCTTTGACCAGCTGCCTCATGATATCTTTCACCTCCTTCTCCTGCAGCCTACCTCCTCTGTCCTTCATGTAGCTTAAGAGGTCAACTGATGGGTCTGGACGCTCCACGACAAAAATTAGCTCCTGGTCCAGATCATAAAAGTCCAGGAGTGAAATGGATGCAGACTTCCCTATTGCTAGTTTTGTGATCCGCATCATAACAGCCACTTTGCAAGGGCCTTTTACACCAACTCCTTCGTAGGTTACCTTGTCCTTGGGGATATGTTTGATTGCCACTGGCAGATTGTCTGCTCTTCTCAGACCAGAATAAACAGCCAAACCCTCCTTCACCCAGTGGGCTCAGTTCTTTGTATTTAGCCTCAAACTCCAGTCTGCCTGTTTCCTCCTTTGTGGTGGTACTGTTTGTTGTTGGGGATGATGGGCTGTCCTCTTGCCTCTGTCTTTTACAAGGTCCATTTTCTCCCTCTGATGCTTTCCTCTTGATCCCTAtaacttttggagtcaatcgtGGGCGGTCAGGGGTAGATgtgctctgcctcttcctggcACCCTCTTGATCATCATCTTTCCTCTTTCTGGCTCGTGTGTTTACAAAGATGCCATCGCTCTGTTTATTGCTACATCTGCTTATTTTGacactgctgcttctgctgctgcatctgctTCTTTTgatgctgttgctgctgttgctgctgcatcTGCTTCTTTtgatgctgctgcttctgcatcTGCTTCTTTtgatgcttctgctgctgcatctgctTCTTTTGATGCTGTTGCTGATGTTGCTGCATCGGCTTCTTTTGATGCAGCTACTTTAGCTGCTGCATCTGCTTCttttgatgctgctgctgctgctgcatctgctTCTTTTtatgctgttgctgctgttgctgcatcTTCCTCTTTTGATGCAGCTACTTCTGTTGCTGCATATGCTTCTtttgatgctgctgctgttgctgcatcTGTTCTTTTGAAGCcgttgctgctgttgctgctgttgccgCTGCTACTGTTGCTGCTACATTCTAAAAAGGAGGACAAATATTAAGAAGGAtgtattaaaaatgtgtttcagggagctaaaataaaacagtataaTCTGTGCATTGCTTTTCACTTTAACACAATTAGTATTAGATAACATGTTTGGAGGAACTTGGTGTTGGAAAATAACTTAGTGCATTTAGCCTACTCATGTGCTGTGGAGATCAATGATGTTAAGGTCCCACTATATTCATATTCATTGACAGTTGCAGTAAAGAGCTGCTTTCTCGACATATTTACACAAAACATCCTCTTGTTTTAGACACAAATGGAAGAAGCATACAAATACTTTACtgcaatgatttaaaaaatatataaaaaacgtCTCTACTAGCaagtagtggtgcaacggatcatcgttgatccgtgatccgtacggatgcctctccacggttcggcacggacgtggtccgcggatcggttgatgaaaaaagttgcgcgtgttcacgtgatgaccacatgttcaatccactctcactcgtcaagcgcagcggtagtcatggtaagtgaaggagctgaggaacttgaaaaacctcctgcatctcttaagtcacatgtatgggagcattttggtttccctgtgaaatacagtgaatgctgaatgtgattaagccacgttatgaaactccgttgcgcacccactagaccagaggccgtcaatacgcggcccgcgagccgcatccggccgcctatttatggcccccgaactgttatcccttcactctgtgttttggtcgggtcaccgtgtgtttaccgggacttgtctccatgtcagatacgcagacaggctgttactgggtcacttaaagtccactgctgcgagtgcaatttttaactttcactttcgtttatggagcatttcacatattggcactttgccagctgtaggaccctagaatgcacgaaaacggtgtgttccaagtttgcagctcaaagaaaagtggacggtgaaaatcagcaaatgaaagaagaatggagtgaaacttctgaagttcctctgctccttcacttgccatgccatgaaatgcagtgaatgaggcaggactgggcccacagatgggGTGCTTTACacaagcagtacattttgagttgaatcttgtttttatttaatgggcaaaagtttacaagagttttacaaataaatggaggacaaagttatatttgttttgtctttttttttttttttttttttgctgatccaaaaaatgatccgatccgtgactcaaaaccgtgatccgatccgaaccgtgagttgtttgatccgttgcacccctactagCAAGAGTCCTGCACCTAACATGTCTCCTAAAAGTTTATGTTTTAGACTGTATTCAATTTTGGCTTTAATTACATTGATAACATTACATTTTATGTAAAGTCGTCATCTGTTTTGAAATTAAGTTGTAAATCTGAATTGGTAAATGGAGCCAAAGTTTTCCTTATTGTTAGTATTGTAGATTAAGAGAATAAAATGACATGTAATTGTTAGCCCCAATTCTTTTGTTGGCAGATCGAGAATGAACACCGGAGAATTCGTTCAGGTCTCAGATAGCATTTATTGTGGTCACAGGTAAAGAAGTACAGCGCTGGTCTCAAAATGACAGAGCTCCTGCAGGAAGTCAGCAATATGAGCCCAGAGTTGGGTGTCAGTACGCAGCCGTCTCCTACTTGGCCCTAATTTGTAGCATGTATTTACCAAATGATACACGTCTTTATaaatatggtgtgtgtgtgtgtgtgtgtgtgttgtttctcGGCACTCAGCTATCCTTGAAGCAGAGCTGATAACCACGTACAGTACACCTTGAGGTGACATAAGGCCTTTACTGGCTATAATATCTCCATAAAGTATATAACTATTTCTATAGGCTATAAGATATTAACAAATTAGTcaaattaagtcaaattatcacataataataataataataataataataataataataataatataaatgctTGAGTCAAGTAGAAATATCTCAGAATTATACCAAACTTCCAATGTGCAAATCTGTTGTTGGTATTTCAGGATACTATAATGTGTTTTACATAGTAAGTAATGGTAAGTAATATTTGAACGCAGGACATTGACTTGTAACAGAGAGTTTGCAATTTGATGTTTAGATGCAGTTTTTTTCTCTTACCTGTTTGCTTAGCAGCTCGAGGATAAAgaagtatttgtgtgtgtgtgtgtgggggggtatgtgtgtgtgtgtgagtgggtatgtgtgtgtgtgtgtgagtgggtatgtgtgtgtgtgtgtgagtgtgtgtgtgtgtgtgtgtgtgtgtgtgtgtggttgtgtgtacaTGCTGGACAGCAGCCTTTATCCCCTCTTGCTATGAGTGTGTTCCAAACATAGTGTCCATCCTGTGATCAGAACAATCCATCAGGCCTTGCTGCTCATtaatcaccacacacacacacacacacacacacacacacacacacacacacacacacacacacacacacaccatcaggaTTGGGGCAGGCAGTGATGAACAGCAGTGTGAGTTTAGTGAAGCACTCTCACCTGCACCACAAACACATCTGTAGCCACGACCACAGCCTTAAGTGACCTCTCGAAGACAACCAAGAGACAAAATCCTGAGACTAAAAGAACTTACtgtgatttctttttaaatcatcagttcttctgatttgatttgattacttTAGTTAAAATGTGTAAGTCCCTGTGTGAATAATAAGCTCTTGAAACCAGCTGTGTGATGTCTTCTGTTGAAGACACAGCAAGcagagacagtcagacagaaaaGTCTGTCAGATGAAAACAGGTTTATTGTAGCATTGTTTTAGCAAGACCTAAATTATGGACCAAAAAGTCACAATATCTCAATGTCTTCTGCACTAAATTTCAGACTTCTTTCTTAAATTATTCTCTCTAAGTTGTGTGAAGTCAATAAGGCTTCTCAATTACACTGCTAACATCAGCCATTCCAGTAAATCCTGAAATCATAATCTAGCCATCGATGTCttataaagcaggggttcccaaacttttcagcccgcgacccccaaaatgtggttaaatgttgcttcatacctcatttacttcaacttcaaaaGTAGTTTACCTACATAATTAACTgctagctaaccctaaccctaacttcaggagtcatctggcaacaaagagaggcagaaaactaacGAAATGTACTTGTTGCGGCTGACTGACGATTTAACCAAACAAAAACCGACACGCCGCAGATGGCTAAGCACGGGAGTTTACCTGTGACGcgcactcacagaaacacacatccacttctAATGCTCGttaatgctctttatttctAGCGATGCGCAACTTGAACAGATgcttcatacaatacaagacaaAGTACAGAACGGCAAAACTAATGTGGTGTTAAGTGTAGCGGTCAACAGAAAGTGTCACTCCCGACTCACCCTTCCTCGTTAACAAAACCAACAGACTACAGGTGCGTGGAATTATTTGTAACCACCACGCACACACCCACAGTGACGTACCCACCACTCAAGTGCCAGCAGAGTGCACACACCCCCCTCACATCAATATACAGCACTTACCAACAcgtcacatataaaacacacacatatggctcctacagtacttatttgcaggtttttttaaaaatgtaaatacattttttttctatatttttacaataatgggtaaaataagcaaatttagattattttaaaagttaaaaaaaatctggaagacatctcgcgaccctccattggtgtctcgcgacccctcaggcggtcccgacccacactttggaaacCCTTTTTAtaaggcattaaaaacattttatgatCTTACCTGTAggatgatttttcttttcttagcaTCATCCAGATCTATTTTTATGATGCAAATTTATTGTAGAATGGCACCCAAACCATTTTTTTGTTAGTTTAAGGGAATGGTTTATtagaaacatgacacaaactACAGTCTCCTGTGTGAATTATAACAAAATGACTTCCATTTGTTAATCCATCCATGCTAATATCAACCCCAAATGGAAGTCATTTTGCCTGCACTTATTTGAAAGTAGGGCTGACATGATATCACATATCA
The genomic region above belongs to Notolabrus celidotus isolate fNotCel1 chromosome 2, fNotCel1.pri, whole genome shotgun sequence and contains:
- the LOC117828800 gene encoding LOW QUALITY PROTEIN: serine/threonine-protein kinase pim-1-like (The sequence of the model RefSeq protein was modified relative to this genomic sequence to represent the inferred CDS: inserted 3 bases in 2 codons); this encodes MQQHQQQHQKKQMQQQKHQKKQMQKQQHQKKQMQQQQQQQHQKKQMQQQKQQFIGIKRKASEGENGPCKRQRQEDSPSSPTTNSTTTKEETGRLEFEAKYKELSPLGEGGFGXVYSGLRRADNLPVAIKHIPKDKVTYEGVGVKGPCKVAVMMRITKLAIGKSASISLLDFYDLDQELIFVVERPDPSVDLLSYMKDRGGRLQEKEVKDIMRQLVKAAQELLRMKIFHRDIKLENILLETGTEVPRVRVIDFGXQSHYEMFYGTPHHIPPEWYHTCIYRAGSTTVWQLGVALFEMLHGGTFETLYFINNLMKIKKLSKGCKDILNLYLNENPQQRPSLEQLLLHPWLQQ